The following coding sequences are from one Oscarella lobularis chromosome 19, ooOscLobu1.1, whole genome shotgun sequence window:
- the LOC136198455 gene encoding proline and serine-rich protein 1-like, whose product MDYGTFSQIEQRVQQSAFADGKIGVISTSSGHFSGSQVAQLLGHFPHASDQIKALRAMQPRVWSLTCNDVKTILDKFSFASDKITALDIAVRSITDPGNKFVILDSFSFQSDKERARSLLEGSGGAGMPPQSTGGFPPPSGFPPSGGFPGQTYPPQSQSSAAYPPPMGGMFPGNPSADMTMAAGQAMGQMMGATMGTMNAMASGMQAGMMGYPPPAAGGFPPVGSSYPPPGGPPPPGSGYPPGSAYPPGGSAYPPPPGSGYPPPF is encoded by the exons ATGGACTACGGCACGTTTAGCCAGATCGAGCAGCGAGTACAGCAG AGCGCTTTTGCTGATGGAAAAATCGGCGTCATATCAACTTCCTCTGGGCACTTCTCTGGCTCTCAA GTTGCACAGCTGCTTGGTCATTTTCCCCACGCTAGTGATCAAATCAAAGCATTGAGAGCGATGCAACCA CGAGTTTGGTCTCTTACTTGCAACGATGTCAAAACGATATTGGATAAGTTTTCCTTTGCAAGCGACAAAATAACGGCGTTGGACATCGCCGTcag ATCAATTACCGATCCAGGAAACAAATTTGTGATTCTCGACAGTTTCTCCTTTCAATCAGACAAAGAAAGAGCTCGATCATTACTAGAG GGTAGTGGCGGGGCCGGAATGCCACCGCAGAGCACCGGCGGTTTTCCACCGCCGTCAGGATTTCCCCCATCAGGTGGATTTCCTGGCCAAACGTATCCTCCTCAGAGTCAAAGCTCAGCTGCTTATCCACCACCAATGGGGGGAATGTTTCCTGGAAATCCATCCGCTGATATG ACAATGGCTGCGGGACAGGCGATGGGTCAAATGATGGGAGCCACTATGGGTACAATGAACGCAATGGCCTCTGGAATGCAAGCTGGCATGATG GGATATCCTCCGCCCGCTGCTGGCGGATTTCCTCCCGTTGGATCATCGTATCCGCCACCTGGAggccctcctcctcctggATCAGGGTATCCTCCTGGATCAGCGTATCCTCCAGGAGGATCCGCTTATCCGCCGCCACCCGGTTCCGGCTATCCTCCGCCATTTTAG